One segment of Solanum lycopersicum chromosome 1, SLM_r2.1 DNA contains the following:
- the LOC101244710 gene encoding uncharacterized protein: MGSLTHLLSATSAVTLRRACHKQLQLVKTQKVPNRMTFPCMSCKPFSVCCSKQSPWEPSPVTYVPSDNIEDKFLEGSSNIFETMSSSKPSESTLTEAEGLTDAKNQPLMQLQYLQWPVWLLGPAILLATGMVPTLWLPISSVFIGPNIASLLSLTGLDCIYNLGANLFLLLADSCARSPDTSEDSTSKPPFGYQLWNMVANIMGLVIPLVVYFASQNSFLQPQLPFISYAVLLGPYLLLLSIQILTEMLTWHWKSPVWLVTPVVYEAYRVLQLMRGLKLSAELNAPSWMLHTIRGLVCWWVLILGMQLMRVAWYAGFTARAHQKHLHALPSAD, from the coding sequence ATGGGATCTTTAACCCACCTGCTATCTGCCACATCGGCGGTTACTCTGCGACGTGCATGTCATAAACAGCTACAATTGGTGAAAACCCAAAAAGTGCCAAACCGTATGACCTTTCCATGTATGAGCTGTAAGCCATTCTCTGTCTGCTGCTCAAAGCAGTCTCCATGGGAACCTTCACCTGTCACTTATGTCCCTAGTGACAATATTGAAGATAAATTTCTGGAAGGGTCAAGCAATATATTTGAAACCATGTCTTCCAGTAAACCATCTGAATCTACATTAACTGAGGCTGAAGGGCTCACTGATGCAAAAAACCAGCCACTAATGCAGCTTCAATACCTTCAATGGCCTGTGTGGCTTCTTGGCCCTGCCATTCTCTTAGCCACTGGGATGGTGCCCACTTTGTGGTTACCTATTTCATCAGTTTTCATTGGTCCCAACATAGCCAGCCTTCTTTCCTTGACTGGACTTGATTGTATTTACAATCTCGGAGCAAACCTATTTCTTCTGTTAGCTGATTCTTGTGCTCGCTCACCAGACACCAGTGAAGATTCCACCAGCAAGCCGCCTTTCGGTTATCAGTTATGGAACATGGTCGCGAACATTATGGGTCTAGTCATTCCCTTGGTAGTATATTTTGCTTCTCAGAACAGTTTCCTTCAGCCTCAACTTCCTTTCATTTCTTATGCTGTGCTCTTGGGTCCCTATCTTCTGCTTCTATCTATACAGATACTCACAGAGATGCTGACATGGCATTGGAAGTCACCAGTATGGTTGGTGACCCCAGTAGTCTATGAAGCGTATCGTGTTTTACAACTAATGAGGGGGTTAAAGCTCAGTGCAGAACTCAATGCACCATCATGGATGCTGCATACCATTAGGGGGCTAGTCTGTTGGTGGGTTCTCATTCTTGGCATGCAGCTCATGAGAGTCGCTTGGTATGCTGGTTTCACTGCTCGGGCTCATCAGAAACATCTGCATGCCTTGCCCAGCGCCGATTAG
- the LOC101244994 gene encoding vesicle-associated protein 1-1 has product MSNGELLQIEPVEITFTFELKKQISCSLQLSNKSDDYVAFKVKTTNPKKYCVRPNTGIVMPRSTCEVTVTMQAQKEAPPDMQCKDKFLLQSVIVSPRTTAKDITPEMFNKESGNHVEEVKLRVAYVLPKPPSPVREGSEEGSSPRASISENGAEFHNASRTYAEPQDNSSETKALILKLSEEKKSAIQQNNKLQQELELLRRESSKRRGGIPFMYVIIVGLVGLLLGYLLKKT; this is encoded by the exons ATGAGTAACGGGGAGCTACTTCAAATCGAACCAGTAGAAATTACATTTACAT tCGAATTGAAGAAGCAGATCTCATGCTCCTTGCAATTGAGCAACAAATCAGATGACTATGTAGCCTTCAAG GTGAAGACGACGAATCCAAAGAAGTACTGTGTAAGGCCCAATACTGGAATTGTGATGCCTCGCTCTACCTGTGAAGTCACAG TTACAATGCAAGCACAAAAAGAGGCACCACCGGACATGCAATGCAAGGATAAGTTCCTGCTTCAAAGTGTCATAGTAAGCCCCAGAACTACGGCTAAGGATATAACTCCAGAAATG TTCAACAAAGAGTCTGGGAATCATGTTGAAGAGGTCAAGTTGAGAGTGGCTTATGTTCTACCTAAACCACCATCACCTGTGCGGGAGGGGTCCGAGGAAGGTTCCTCACCTAGGGCTTCAATATCTGAAAATGGTGCTGAGTTTCACAAT GCTTCAAGGACATATGCTGAGCCACAAGACAATTCATCAGAG ACAAAAGCACTAATTTTGAAGCTGTCAGAGGAGAAAAAATCTGCGATACAGCAAAATAACAAGCTTCAGCAAGAATTG GAATTATTGAGGCGAGAAAGCAGCAAACGTCGTGGCGGAATCCCATTTAtgtatgttattattgttggaCTGGTAGGCCTCCTTCTTGGTTATCTACTCAAGAAGACAtga
- the LOC101253139 gene encoding uncharacterized protein isoform X1 → MEKSNVSDSETEERNSDSSSDSEESPAEPQRTGKLTDYEKQRMKRIEENRARMEAMGLHKMATSLMGSSPKPQKKGKDRKGKKKVADEDEDYDPVQSEDLSCDTGEEDDGDFEVSKSQLKKSKKKIQTTKKRVSNTMDFVNDDVTMDFVDDDVALMQAIALSLQDSAGFLNLANKVPMQGTDADSTNKYSNGKASLKKVSNEKASSKEASNEKEVGTCNQEDVTGKRKRKQQQTRNRVQMTEDDLIMHFFQFDEAGKGSINFRDLQKMVVSHDFTWSDEDMANMIRCFDSNGDGKLSLDDFRKIVVRCNMIQGSEDASKE, encoded by the exons ATGGAAAAATCAAATGTCTCGGACTCAGAAACTGAAGAGAGAAACTCAGATTCAAGCTCAGACTCAGAGGAGTCTCCGGCGGAGCCCCAAAGAACAGGAAAACTCACTGATTATGAGAAACAGAGAATGAAGAGAATCGAAGAAAACAGAGCAAGAATGGAGGCTATGGGTCTGCACAAAATGGCAACTTCTTTGATGGGTTCTTCCCCAAAACCCCAGAAGAAAGGCAAGGAcagaaagggaaaaaagaaagtggctgatgaagatgaagattaCGATCCAGTTCAAAGTGAGGACCTTTCTTGTGATACAGGTGAAGAGGATGATGGGGACTTTGAAGTTTCAAAGTCCCAATTGAAAAAG tcaaagaaaaaaattcaaacaactAAGAAGAGAGTGTCTAACACAATGGATTTTGTCAACGATGATGTCACAATGGATTTTGTCGACGATGACGTCGCCTTAATGCAG GCTATTGCTTTGTCACTACAAGATTCAGCAGGTTTTCTGAATCTTGCAAATAAAGTGCCTATGCAAGGCACTGATGCAGATTCCACTAATAAGTACAGCAACGGAAAAGCTTCCTTGAAAAAGGTCAGCAATGAAAAAGCTTCTTCAAAAGAGGCCAGTAATGAAAAGGAGGTAGGTACCTGCAATCAGGAAGATGTTACTGGGAAAAGGAAGAGAAAACAACAG CAGACAAGAAATCGAGTGCAGATGACTGAGGATGACTTGATTATGCATTTCTTTCAGTTTGATG AAGCTGGAAAAGGGAGTATAAATTTTAGAGATCTACAGAAAATGGTAGTTTCCCATGATTTTACATGGTCAGATGAAGACATGGCAAATATGATTCGTTGTTTTGATTCTAATGGAGACGGAAAG TTGAGCCTGGATGATTTTCGCAAGATTGTGGTCAGATGTAATATGATACAAGGTTCTGAAGATGCATCCAAAGAGTAG
- the LOC101253139 gene encoding uncharacterized protein isoform X2, translating into MEKSNVSDSETEERNSDSSSDSEESPAEPQRTGKLTDYEKQRMKRIEENRARMEAMGLHKMATSLMGSSPKPQKKGKDRKGKKKVADEDEDYDPVQSEDLSCDTGEEDDGDFEVSKSQLKKSKKKIQTTKKRVSNTMDFVNDDVTMDFVDDDVALMQAIALSLQDSAGFLNLANKVPMQGTDADSTNKYSNGKASLKKVSNEKASSKEASNEKEVGTCNQEDVTGKRKRKQQTRNRVQMTEDDLIMHFFQFDEAGKGSINFRDLQKMVVSHDFTWSDEDMANMIRCFDSNGDGKLSLDDFRKIVVRCNMIQGSEDASKE; encoded by the exons ATGGAAAAATCAAATGTCTCGGACTCAGAAACTGAAGAGAGAAACTCAGATTCAAGCTCAGACTCAGAGGAGTCTCCGGCGGAGCCCCAAAGAACAGGAAAACTCACTGATTATGAGAAACAGAGAATGAAGAGAATCGAAGAAAACAGAGCAAGAATGGAGGCTATGGGTCTGCACAAAATGGCAACTTCTTTGATGGGTTCTTCCCCAAAACCCCAGAAGAAAGGCAAGGAcagaaagggaaaaaagaaagtggctgatgaagatgaagattaCGATCCAGTTCAAAGTGAGGACCTTTCTTGTGATACAGGTGAAGAGGATGATGGGGACTTTGAAGTTTCAAAGTCCCAATTGAAAAAG tcaaagaaaaaaattcaaacaactAAGAAGAGAGTGTCTAACACAATGGATTTTGTCAACGATGATGTCACAATGGATTTTGTCGACGATGACGTCGCCTTAATGCAG GCTATTGCTTTGTCACTACAAGATTCAGCAGGTTTTCTGAATCTTGCAAATAAAGTGCCTATGCAAGGCACTGATGCAGATTCCACTAATAAGTACAGCAACGGAAAAGCTTCCTTGAAAAAGGTCAGCAATGAAAAAGCTTCTTCAAAAGAGGCCAGTAATGAAAAGGAGGTAGGTACCTGCAATCAGGAAGATGTTACTGGGAAAAGGAAGAGAAAACAACAG ACAAGAAATCGAGTGCAGATGACTGAGGATGACTTGATTATGCATTTCTTTCAGTTTGATG AAGCTGGAAAAGGGAGTATAAATTTTAGAGATCTACAGAAAATGGTAGTTTCCCATGATTTTACATGGTCAGATGAAGACATGGCAAATATGATTCGTTGTTTTGATTCTAATGGAGACGGAAAG TTGAGCCTGGATGATTTTCGCAAGATTGTGGTCAGATGTAATATGATACAAGGTTCTGAAGATGCATCCAAAGAGTAG
- the LOC101245291 gene encoding phosphatidate cytidylyltransferase 4, chloroplastic, whose protein sequence is MNTHYPISSMASSLDFDRFKVSLTSICSCHSHHLPSTSSQFHHSSTRTLNLSRPRCSISRIGLFLDGSRVTEVSGIPRSIFLKHPRIITAVARAEPGHLFDDESKEEVNKCNSTPAGEISTSELEEKNSQLKKRVVFGLGIGILVGGVVLTGGWVFTVALAAAVFVGAREYFELVRSRGIADGMTPPPRYVSRVCSVICALMPVVTLYLGHIDVSVTSAAFVVAMALLMQRRIPRFAQLTSTMFGLFYCGYLPCFWVKLRCGLAVPALNTRLGASWPIILGGPTQWTVGLVATLISISSIIAADTFAFVGGKAFGRTPLTNISPKKTWEGALAGLGGCIATSVVLSRTFCWPISTLSAVAFGFLNFFGSLFGDLTESMIKRDAGVKDSGSLIPGHGGILDRVDSYIFTGALAYSFVKMLLPLYGV, encoded by the exons ATGAATACCCATTATCCCATTTCATCTATGGCTTCTTCCCTAGATTTTGATAGATTTAAGGTATCCCTTACTTCCATCTGCAGTTGCCACTCTCATCATCTTCCTTCTACATCATCTCAATTTCACCATTCTTCCACAAGAACCTTAAATTTAAGCCGACCCAGATGTTCAATTTCAAGAATTGGCTTATTTCTTGATGGGTCTAGAGTTACAGAGGTTTCGGGTATACCAAGAAGCATCTTCTTGAAACACCCTCGAATTATCACAGCTGTTGCTCGTGCTGAACCAGGCcacctttttgatgatgaatcCAAAGag GAAGTTAACAAATGCAACAGTACACCGGCGGGGGAAATTTCCACTTCTGAACTTGAGGAGAAAAATAGTCAATTGAAGAAAAGGGTAGTCTTTGGACTTGGCATAGGTATTTTAGTCGGAGGTGTGGTATTGACTGGAGGATGGGTTTTCACTGTTGCCCTTGCTGCTGCTGTTTTTGTGGGTGCACGAGAGTACTTTGAACTGGTAAGGAGTCGTGGAATTGCTGATGGAATGACTCCTCCTCCTCGATACGTATCAAGAGTTTGTTCTGTCATCTGTGCTCTCATGCCTGTAGTCACTCT ATATTTAGGTCACATTGATGTTTCTGTTACCTCTGCCGCCTTTGTTGTTGCAATGGCGCTGCTGATGCAAAGGCGAATTCCTCGTTTTGCTCAACTTACCAGTACCATGTTTGGGCTCTTCTATTGTGGATATCTCCCTTGTTTCTGGGTTAAGTTGAGATGTGGTTTGGCGGTACCAGCTCTTAACACTA GACTGGGAGCATCATGGCCTATCATTCTTGGAGGCCCAACTCAGTGGACCGTGGGGCTTGTGGCAACCTTAATTTCAATCAGTAGTATCATTGCAGCAGATACATTTGCTTTTGTTGGAGGCAAG GCTTTTGGTCGGACACCACTTACTAATATCAGCCCAAAGAAAACTTGGGAGGGAGCTCTTGCAGGCTTAGGAGGTTGTATAGCCACTTCTGTGGTGTTATCACGAACGTTCTGTTGGCCTATATCCACATTAAG TGCGGTAGCTTTTGGATTTCTGAACTTTTTTGGATCTCTCTTTGGTGACCTCACTGAGTCGATGATCAAACGTGATGCGGGTGTGAAAGACTCAGGATCTCTCATTCCTGGACACG GAGGAATACTGGACAGGGTGGACAGCTACATATTTACGGGTGCATTGGCGTACTCCTTTGTGAAAATGTTGTTACCACTTTATGGAGTTTGA